Proteins encoded in a region of the Hypomesus transpacificus isolate Combined female chromosome 17, fHypTra1, whole genome shotgun sequence genome:
- the rfx1a gene encoding MHC class II regulatory factor RFX1a isoform X9, which yields MATSGYVGELQPTSQPQGTGVSVTTGQTSTSDPSSPQFLAEIQTTVTTLPTTAPAGQTTPPDQAPPTPSQNTTPPAQTQYVTAEIQSSPTQSGNAQSTPQYIVVTVTEGSLHSSDSVSDSSPPPAVVQTGVPTQVVQQVQTAQQRSVVQATSQIAKTEPGTQLNVTNLQPVHLTQEVQQQLQQVPVQHVYTNQVQYVEGGDTSYTTSTIRSGSFSYTDTPLYTQTTAAPYYEAPPSSGSPATTPGTPLTVSVTTGSAGVSMFVAGTGQIVANPATTAGGGATVVTTGGTANGSGEGAGANGGGGSYVIQGGYMLGGGGGGSNSQSYSHNARASPATVQWLLDNYETAEGVSLPRSTLYCHYLLHCQEQKLEPVNAASFGKLIRSVFMGLRTRRLGTRGNSKYHYYGLRIKASSSLIRLMEDQQHLAMRQQPFSQKQRLKPVQKVEGMTNGTAAGSGQQQQGAGLSDISAQVQQYQQFLDASRALPEFPDIDLQGKALPEDIEPEHIKGFQLLYREHCEAILDVMINLQFTLVETLWKTFWRFSQNQAGDSGTLAVHDESEKRLPKSCLVILCKYDPVLRWSRDCDNTLYQALVEILIPDVLRPIPSALTQAIRNFAKSLESWLTNAMMNIPEEMVRIKVTSASAFAQTLRRYTSLNHLAQAARAVLQNTAQINQMLSDLNRVDFANVQEQASWVCRCEDRVVQRLEQDFKLTLQQQNSLEQWAAWLDGVVSQVLKPYQHSAAFPKAAKLFLLKWSFYSSMVIRDLTLRSAASFGSFHLIRLLYDEYMYYLIEHRVAQAKGETPIAVMGEFASLGRSLNPLDPDKEEEEEEEEESDDESQELSLPSDGAGLGEESLEPPAKLARTDQRVLFSTGSTD from the exons ATGGCCACATCAGGCTACGTGGGGGAGTtgcagccaaccagccagcctcaAGGGACAGGTGTAAGTGTGACAACGGGACAGACATCCACCTCAGACCCCTCCTCACCGCAGTTCCTGGCTGAGATTCAGACCACAGTGACTACCCTGCCTACAACAGCACCTGCAGGACAAACCACTCCCCCTGACcaggcccctcccacaccctctcagAACACCACTCCGCCCGCTCAGACTCAGTATGTGACTGCGGAAATCCAGAGTTCCCCCACGCAGTCTGGGAATGCCCAGAGCACACCTCAGTACATTGTTGTCACAGTCACAG aggGGTCTCTCCACTCCAGTGACTCAGTGTCcgactccagcccccccccagccgTGGTGCAGACTGGGGTTCCCACCCAGGTTGTGCAGCAGGTTCAGACAGCCCAACAG AGGTCAGTGGTACAGGCCACCTCTCAGATAGCCAAGACTGAACCTGGCACCCAGCTCAATGTCACCAACCTGCAGCCTGTCCACCTGACCCaggag GTGCAGCAGCAGTTGCAGCAGGTTCCAGTACAGCATGTGTACACCAACCAGGTTCAATATGTGGAAGGAGGAGACACCAGCTACACCACCAGTACCAT TCGTTCCGGAAGCTTCTCCTACACAGACACCCCTTTGTACACCCAGACCACTGCTGCCCCCTACTACgaagcccctccctcctccgggTCACCGGCCACCACCCCAGGGACCCCATTGACTGTGTCCGTGACAACGGGCTCAGCGGGTGTGTCCATGTTCGTGGCAGGGACGGGCCAGATCGTGGCTAACCCTGCCACCACCGCCGGGGGAGGGGCCACGGTGGTGACCACTGGAGGCACGGCCAACGGGTCCGGGGAAGGGGCAGGGGCCAACGGTGGCGGGGGCAGCTATGTGATCCAGGGGGGGTACATGCTGGGGGGAGGCGGTGGGGGCAGCAACAGTCAGAGCTACTCACACAATGCCCGTGCGTCTCCTGCCACT GTACAGTGGTTACTGGATAACTACGAGACAGCAGAAGGAGTCAGTCTGCCTCGCTCCACCCTCTACTGCCACTACCTGCTGCACTGCCAGGAGCAGAAACTGGAGCCGGTCAACGCCGCCTCGTTCGGCAAACTCATCCGCTCGGTCTTCATGGGGCTGCGGACGCGCCGCCTGGGAACGCG gGGTAATTCTAAGTACCACTACTACGGCCTGAGGATCAAGGCCAGCTCGTCTCTCATCAGACTGATGGAGGACCAGCAGCACCTGGCCATGAGGCAGCAGCCTTTCTCCCAGAAACAGAG gttGAAGCCGGTGCAGAAGGTGGAGGGAATGACCAATGGCACGGCAGCAGGCtcaggccagcagcagcagggggcGGGGCTCTCTGACATCAGCGCCCAAGTGCAGCAGTACCAGCAGTTCCTGG acgcATCGCGAGCGCTCCCAGAGTTCCCGGACATCGATCTGCAGGGGAAAGCCCTGCCGGAGGACATAGAGCCAGAGCACATCAAAGGCTTCCAGCTGCTCTATCGGGAACACTGTGAG GCCATCCTGGATGTGATGATCAATCTGCAGTTCACCCTTGTGGAGACCCTGTGGAAGACCTTCTGGAGGTTCAGCCAGAACCAGGCTGGAGACTCAGGCACCCTTGCCGT GCATGACGAGTCAGAGAAGCGTCTGCCCAAGTCCTGCCTGGTGATCCTGTGTAAGTATGACCCGGTGCTGCGCTGGAGCCGTGACTGTGACAACACGCTGTACCAAGCCCTGGTGGAGATCCTCATCCCTGACGTGCTGCGCCCCATCCCCA gtgCCTTAACCCAAGCAATCCGCAACTTTGCCAAGAGTCTGGAGAGCTGGCTGACCAATGCTATGATGAACATCCCAGAGGAGATGGTCCGCatcaag GTGACCTCTGCCAGTGCGTTCGCCCAGACCCTGCGGAGGTACACCTCCCTCAACCACCTGGCCCAGGCGGCCCGCGCCGTTCTCCAGAACACCGCCCAGATCAACCAGATGCTCAGCGACCTCAACCGCGTGGACTTTGCCAATGTGCAG GAACAGGCGTCATGGGTGTGCAGGTGTGAGGACCGCGTGGTGCAGCGGTTGGAGCAGGACTTCAAGCTGACCCTGCAGCAGCAGAACTCCCTGGAGCAGTGGGCTGCCTGGCTGGACGGTGTGGTCTCCCAGGTCCTAAAGCCCTACCAGCACAGCGCCGCCTTCCCCAAGGCCGCCAAACTCTTTCTGCTGAAGTGGTCCTTCTACAG CTCCATGGTGATCAGAGACCTGACCCTGCGTAGTGCTGCCAGCTTCGGCTCCTTTCACCTGATCCGGCTGCTCTACGACGAGTACATGTACTACCTGATAGAGCACAGGGTGGCCCAGGCCAAGGGAGAGACGCCCATCGCTGTCATGGGAGAG TTTGCCAGTCTGGGCAGGAGTTTGAACCCCTTGGATCCTGACAAAG aagaggaagaggaggaggaagaggagagcgaCGATGAGAGCCAGgagctgtctctcccctctgacggggcggggctgggggaggagtcacTGGAGCCCCCAGCCAAGCTGGCCAGAACCGACCAGAGAGTGCTCTTCTCCACAGGCTCGACAgactga